Sequence from the Dehalococcoidia bacterium genome:
CCAAGTGAACCAGAAATTAAAGAATGGATGATGGGTAATCTTTGCAGATGTACGGGTTATTATCAGATTATTGAATCTATCCAAGCCGCTGCGGAGGCAAACTAAGATGCATGATTTTGAATTTCACGCCCCTGCGTCCTTAGACGAAGCTCTTACTCTTCTTTCCAAACATAATGATGATGCAAAAATTATGGCTGGCGGAACTTCTCTAACTACATTATTAAAGCAGTCTTTGATTGCGCCGGCTCATATAATCAGCCTCCATAAAATCACGGAAATCAATTCAATTGAGGTTTCAGGAGATACTCTCAATATTGGCGGGCTGGTCACACAGCGTCAAGTTGAACTCTCCGATATCGTTAAAAAACACGCGCCTCTACTTGCAGATGCATATCGACGAGTTGCCACTGTCCGGATACGAAATGTTGCAACCGTTGGCGGTGGAATTGCACAAGCCGACCCTGCAATGGACCCACCCCCATCGTTGCTAATTCTCAATGCAAGCATAACTGCTACTTCATCAAAAGGCTCAAGAACATTACCTATCGAAGAAGTCTATGCTGACTACTATGAAACGACTTTGGAACCCGACGAGATTATCACTCAAATCCATGTACCCGCTCAACCTGCGGGATCAAATTGGACTTACATAAAATATCTTCCTAGGACGGAAGATGATTACGCAACGGTCTCCGTAGCAGCTATTGGAAAAATCACAAACGGAGAAGTAGCAGAAGCGCGAATTGCACTTGGCGCAGTTTCTTCTACTGCCATTCGCGCGGCTACTGTTGAAAACGCTCTAGTAGGAATGAAACAATCTAGCCTCACTCGCGAAAAGCTAAAGGAAATTTCGCAAACTATTGCGGAAATAGTTGACCCTACGGACGATCCGCGAGGTTCAGCGTGGTACAAAAAAGATATGTCGGTTGTTTTCGCACGAAGGGCACTTGAAGAAGTGTTGAAATAACCCAATTTCTTTTCTTACCACCAGTGAATTTCATCTAAATCAGGGCTAGATACCTCTGCTGCATCCCAAGGTTTTGATGGCAAGTATTTCCATGCTCCATCAGAAAACATTACTAAAATGTTCCCACTTTCCATATTTTGGGCTACTCGAAGAGCAGTATGCAGGGTAGCCCCGCAGGAAACGCCTGCGAAAATACCCTCAGCGTGGATAACTTGCCTTGCAGTTCTGATTGCATGGGAGCTCTCCACCATAAACCTACCATTCAAAAAGTCTAAATCTAATAATGGAGGAATAAATCCTTCTGATAGGCTTCGAAGTCCTTGTAATTTCTCTCCGAGGCGAGGTTCAACACCTACAATTTTTAAATTAGGCCATTTCTCTCGAAGTTTCTTGCCGACACCCATAATAGTGCCACCGGTACCTATCCCAGCAATAAAAACATCCACTTGCTTCATCTCATTAGCGATTTCTAAGCCAGTGGTGCTGTAATGGCAATTGACATTCGCTTGATTCGTGAATTGGCCGAGAGCGTGATAACCAGGAGTTTCCAGCAACTCTTGCGCCCTATTCAATGCTCCTCCCATTCCCGATTGAGGCTCCACCCACTCTATATGCGCGCCATACAAATTTAATATATCCACTATGCTAGGCACTATTCCTCTAGGTAAAACTACATGTACTTTATATCCACGCCTGGGTGCTAATGCGGCAACAGCAATCGCCGTATTTCCCGTACTAGCTTCTACAATCGTATCCCCCATTTTTAAATCGCCGTGTTTCTCAGCAGCTTCAATCATTGATAGGACGATGCGATCTTTTATGCTACCGCTAGGGTTTTGCCCTTCTAGTTTTGCAAAAATACGGACTCTCGGGTTAGGAGTCATCCTGGTTAACTCAACAATAGGTGTATTCCCAACCATGCCAAACAAACCTACTCGATTAATTTCATCCATCTCAAATACTTCCCTTATTTTTAAAAGACCGCAATTGGGCAGCCTTTATCGTTGACTCCTTCGAAAGACTATCTTTCAATAAAACAAAATAGAAAGAGTGTATTTTTGCCTCCATCAAGTAGCCAAACTATTCAAGAAACAAGCCGACGCAGATCAGTTTTACCATCCCAATTTTCTGCTCTGCTTACTTTCTCACTTTCCTTCGTAATTCTAATTCTAATTGGGACTGTTCTATTAAGTCTCCCAATTTCAACAGTCGAAGAGGAACAGGTATCGATAATTAATGCTCTGTTCACTGCAACATCTGCTGTCTGCGTAACTGGTCTGGTAGTTGTATCAAGTAATGACTATTGGAGTCCTTTTGGGCAATTTATTATTTCTATACTTATGTTTGTGGGTGGACTCGGAATAATGAGTGCTGGGTTGCTTATGCTTGTAGCAGTCGGACGCCGTATCTCCCTTACTCAAAGGTTATTGATTCGTGAAACACTTGGTGGAGCCGTGCCATTAGGAAACGTTACGCGATTAGGGTTCCTAATTGTTGCTTTTGCAGTATCTGTCCAATTTATTACTTTCATATTACTTTTCCTTCGATTAATTACGGATTACTCATTAGGGCAAGCCTTATGGCATAGCTTCTTCCATTCAATTTCCGCATTCAATAACGCCGGTTTCACCATTTTCCCTGAATCAACAAGCCTACAATCCTTCCAGTCAGATCCTTTCGTGCAAGGAATTATCGGTGTCAGTATTGTCTTAGGTTCACTCAGTTTCCCTGTAATCAATGAATTAGCTAGGCGACAGGGTTACCGCAGATGGACCTTAGATACGAAATTTGTAGTAATTGGCACATTAGGAGTCTGGGTTCTTGGAATTATTGCAATACTTCTATTTGAAGGCACGAATCAGCAAACTATAGGGAATTTACCGCTTGGTGAAAAAATAACAAATACGGTTTTTCAGGCGTTCACTTCCCGGACAGCAGGGTTCAGTACTATAGATTTTAGTGAAACACGTGCAGGAACTGATTTTATATTTATGCTTTTAATGTTTGTCGGCGGTGCATCAGGTTCTGTTGCTGGAGGCATTAAAATTAATACCGCTATGGTACTTTCAATTGCAGCCTTAGCCGCAATTAGAGGTCGGCCAAATATTGAGGTAATGAGAAGGGAAATTCCTTACTCGCAAGTTGCTCGTGCCTTAGCCTTACTTATACTTGCCGCAATTGGTGTAATTTTCTTCGTTTTAGCTCTTTCTTTCACAGAATTAGAAAAACTTGATTCGGGTATCTTTTCATTCAGGGACATTATGTTTGAAACCGTTTCTGCGTTCGGCACAGTTGGGCTCTCTAAAGGTATCACTCCCGAACTTTCAGAATTAGGTAAATTTGTTTTATCCATAGCAATGCTAATCGGTCGCCTAGGTCCTTTAACTATAATCTTAGGATTAGCATTTAAAGAAAAGAAACCTGTATATCGGTACGCTGAAGAACGCGTTAGAATTGGGTAATAGGGGTTTGATATGTCCCATCAAGTAGCAGTTATAGGAATGGGTAGGTTTGGAATAAGTCTTGCCTGCGAGCTCTATCGTATCGGGCATGACGTCCTTGCAGTTGACCGTTATGAAACACTGACTCAGCAA
This genomic interval carries:
- a CDS encoding xanthine dehydrogenase family protein subunit M; the protein is MHDFEFHAPASLDEALTLLSKHNDDAKIMAGGTSLTTLLKQSLIAPAHIISLHKITEINSIEVSGDTLNIGGLVTQRQVELSDIVKKHAPLLADAYRRVATVRIRNVATVGGGIAQADPAMDPPPSLLILNASITATSSKGSRTLPIEEVYADYYETTLEPDEIITQIHVPAQPAGSNWTYIKYLPRTEDDYATVSVAAIGKITNGEVAEARIALGAVSSTAIRAATVENALVGMKQSSLTREKLKEISQTIAEIVDPTDDPRGSAWYKKDMSVVFARRALEEVLK
- a CDS encoding cysteine synthase family protein; translated protein: MDEINRVGLFGMVGNTPIVELTRMTPNPRVRIFAKLEGQNPSGSIKDRIVLSMIEAAEKHGDLKMGDTIVEASTGNTAIAVAALAPRRGYKVHVVLPRGIVPSIVDILNLYGAHIEWVEPQSGMGGALNRAQELLETPGYHALGQFTNQANVNCHYSTTGLEIANEMKQVDVFIAGIGTGGTIMGVGKKLREKWPNLKIVGVEPRLGEKLQGLRSLSEGFIPPLLDLDFLNGRFMVESSHAIRTARQVIHAEGIFAGVSCGATLHTALRVAQNMESGNILVMFSDGAWKYLPSKPWDAAEVSSPDLDEIHWW
- a CDS encoding Trk family potassium uptake protein → MPPSSSQTIQETSRRRSVLPSQFSALLTFSLSFVILILIGTVLLSLPISTVEEEQVSIINALFTATSAVCVTGLVVVSSNDYWSPFGQFIISILMFVGGLGIMSAGLLMLVAVGRRISLTQRLLIRETLGGAVPLGNVTRLGFLIVAFAVSVQFITFILLFLRLITDYSLGQALWHSFFHSISAFNNAGFTIFPESTSLQSFQSDPFVQGIIGVSIVLGSLSFPVINELARRQGYRRWTLDTKFVVIGTLGVWVLGIIAILLFEGTNQQTIGNLPLGEKITNTVFQAFTSRTAGFSTIDFSETRAGTDFIFMLLMFVGGASGSVAGGIKINTAMVLSIAALAAIRGRPNIEVMRREIPYSQVARALALLILAAIGVIFFVLALSFTELEKLDSGIFSFRDIMFETVSAFGTVGLSKGITPELSELGKFVLSIAMLIGRLGPLTIILGLAFKEKKPVYRYAEERVRIG